A genomic segment from Dietzia psychralcaliphila encodes:
- a CDS encoding urea amidolyase associated protein UAAP2, with product MTRSTVTADPRTGAAADLPAADLALAGGAVLADETVAARAAWSHVLHAGQTLTIVDLEGNQAVDTLFYDAHDHTRRYSAPATVAAQGSIFLTEGSVLRDDAGEPLVTITADEVGNHDTLGGACSQESNTLRYGHHTRHQHACVENFLREGARHGLGKRDLVPNVNFFMNVPVDADGTLGIVDGLSAPGKRLALRADRDVIVLVSNCPQINNPCNGFDPTPVRMIVTA from the coding sequence ATGACACGTTCGACCGTCACCGCCGATCCCCGGACCGGCGCCGCCGCAGACCTTCCCGCCGCAGACCTCGCGCTCGCGGGCGGGGCCGTGCTCGCCGACGAGACCGTGGCCGCCAGAGCCGCCTGGTCCCACGTCCTGCACGCGGGCCAGACCCTGACCATCGTGGACCTCGAGGGCAACCAGGCCGTCGACACCCTGTTCTACGACGCACACGACCACACCCGCCGCTACAGCGCCCCGGCGACCGTCGCCGCCCAGGGATCGATCTTCCTGACCGAGGGCAGTGTCCTACGGGACGACGCCGGCGAGCCCCTCGTGACCATCACGGCCGACGAGGTGGGCAACCACGACACGCTCGGTGGCGCGTGCTCGCAGGAGTCCAACACCCTGCGGTACGGCCACCACACCCGGCATCAGCACGCCTGCGTGGAGAACTTCCTCCGGGAGGGCGCCCGGCACGGACTGGGCAAGCGGGATCTGGTCCCCAACGTCAACTTCTTCATGAACGTGCCTGTGGACGCCGACGGCACCCTCGGCATCGTCGACGGGCTCTCCGCGCCGGGCAAGCGGCTCGCGCTGCGGGCCGACCGCGACGTGATCGTCCTGGTCTCCAACTGCCCGCAGATCAACAACCCGTGCAACGGCTTCGATCCGACGCCGGTGCGGATGATCGTCACCGCCTGA
- a CDS encoding amino acid permease has product MSDPTGLTTPAPERRGDHDDLADLGYDQQLHRSLGTFASFAAGFSFVSILTTIFQLFGLGYGFGGPAFFWTWPIVFAGQFLVALCFAELAARYPISGAIYQWSRRMGGEIVGWFGGWFMILAQIVTASAAAIALQVVLPNIWFGFQIIGDDPALTSSSGAANAVLLGSVLLVITTTINSLGIRWMAYVNNIGVTCEIVGVIAVILALFTHAVRGPQVVFDTAGMGDQPGYIWAWVVSGLMAAYVMVGFGSAGELAEETVNPRRVAPRTIRMALTVSALGGGLMILGALMAAPSLTDGRLATEGLPYVLGSVLGNFWGKVLLVVVVVAIFICTLAIQTAATRLMFSMARDGRLPFSSTLSRVNPRTGTPIAPAVLIGLSCIAILLVNMGNAAIFATLASVCIILIYLAYLCVTGPLLWRRLKGWPNGPRLTDAEGKPLFSLGRWGIPVNVLAVGYGLLMTVNLAWPRAEIFDPSGETPWLRWAGVLTVLAVVGLGFLCFPRGKTHPKPVKIGE; this is encoded by the coding sequence ATGAGCGACCCCACCGGTCTCACCACCCCGGCTCCCGAACGTCGGGGTGATCACGACGATCTCGCCGACCTCGGTTACGACCAACAACTCCACCGGAGCCTCGGCACGTTCGCGTCGTTCGCCGCCGGGTTCTCGTTCGTCTCCATCCTCACGACGATCTTCCAGCTGTTCGGTCTCGGCTACGGGTTCGGCGGCCCGGCGTTCTTCTGGACCTGGCCGATCGTGTTCGCCGGCCAGTTCCTCGTGGCGCTGTGCTTCGCGGAGCTCGCGGCCCGGTACCCGATCTCGGGAGCGATCTACCAGTGGTCCCGTCGGATGGGTGGGGAGATCGTCGGGTGGTTCGGGGGCTGGTTCATGATCCTCGCCCAGATCGTCACCGCCTCGGCCGCGGCCATCGCGCTGCAGGTCGTGTTGCCGAACATCTGGTTCGGCTTCCAGATCATCGGTGACGACCCGGCCCTCACCTCGTCCTCCGGCGCGGCGAACGCCGTACTGCTCGGATCGGTGCTGCTCGTCATCACCACCACGATCAACTCGCTCGGCATCAGGTGGATGGCCTACGTGAACAACATCGGCGTGACGTGCGAGATCGTCGGCGTCATCGCCGTGATCCTGGCGCTGTTCACCCACGCCGTCCGCGGGCCGCAGGTCGTCTTTGACACCGCGGGAATGGGGGACCAGCCCGGGTACATCTGGGCCTGGGTCGTCTCGGGACTCATGGCCGCCTACGTGATGGTGGGATTCGGTTCCGCCGGCGAACTCGCCGAGGAGACCGTCAACCCGCGCCGGGTCGCCCCCCGGACCATCCGCATGGCTCTGACCGTCTCGGCGCTCGGCGGCGGCCTCATGATCCTGGGCGCACTCATGGCCGCGCCCAGTCTCACCGATGGCCGGCTGGCCACCGAGGGCCTGCCCTACGTCCTGGGCTCGGTGCTCGGGAACTTCTGGGGCAAGGTGCTCCTCGTGGTGGTGGTGGTGGCGATCTTCATCTGCACCCTCGCCATCCAGACCGCGGCCACCCGGTTGATGTTCTCGATGGCCCGCGACGGCCGCCTGCCCTTCTCGTCGACCCTGTCCCGCGTCAACCCCCGCACCGGCACCCCGATCGCCCCGGCCGTGCTCATCGGCCTGTCGTGCATCGCGATCCTGCTGGTCAACATGGGCAACGCCGCGATCTTCGCCACCCTCGCCTCGGTGTGCATCATCCTCATCTACCTCGCCTACCTCTGCGTGACCGGCCCACTGCTCTGGCGTCGACTCAAGGGGTGGCCGAACGGACCCAGGCTCACCGACGCCGAGGGCAAGCCGCTGTTCTCGCTCGGCCGCTGGGGGATCCCCGTCAACGTCCTCGCCGTGGGGTACGGCCTGCTCATGACCGTCAACCTCGCCTGGCCGCGGGCGGAGATCTTCGACCCCTCCGGGGAGACCCCGTGGCTCCGGTGGGCGGGCGTCCTGACCGTCCTCGCCGTCGTGGGCCTCGGCTTCCTCTGCTTCCCCCGCGGCAAGACCCACCCCAAGCCCGTCAAGATCGGAGAGTGA
- a CDS encoding 5-oxoprolinase/urea amidolyase family protein — protein sequence MTRLEVLAPGLITTVQDWPGRIGYWGVGVPPSGAMDDCSLRLANIAVGNPEGAAGLECTRGGLRICPDTPVTVCVGGAHVRPTVDGRPVAQWKPVQLAAGSVLDIPVIDGPGMRVYVAVGGGIEVEQYLGSSSTFTLGRFGGHEGRNLAAGDTLTVGEPGPGVPRRILAEEVPAIGHHWHLAVAEGPHGAPEFLTRAGMDELYASDYTVHFNSDRTGVRLEGPRPKWARPDGGEAGLHPSNLHDNAYSVGALDFTGDTPILLGPDGPSLGGFVCPVTVVSGDRWKLGQLAPGDTVRFVRVRVDTAPGRAGIGASRGAGRPFVLGDGGDRDDGVLGRGHTADGVTEVTYRRGGDDNVLVEYGRMELDLELRARAHALYLHLQSNPVPGQQDLTPGIRSLQVKITPGLSTVASTLAALREAETAMPAAESLVVPSRRVRLPLSWDDPATKEAIQRYMYGVRDDAPWCPWNIEFIRRMNGLETADDVYRTVFDAEYMVLGLGDVYLGAPVATPLDPRHRLVTTKYNPARTWTAENSVGIGGAYLCIYGMEGPGGYQFVGRTTQVWNHRHPEPAPGFDAEHPWLLRHFDRISWYPVSSEELSDLRADTAAGRGLVDITDDTFSLAEHNAFCEQEADSIASARRRMEHARAEEFSRWAASGELSA from the coding sequence ATGACCCGCCTCGAAGTCCTCGCCCCCGGACTCATCACCACCGTGCAGGACTGGCCCGGCCGCATCGGGTACTGGGGCGTGGGTGTCCCGCCGTCCGGGGCGATGGACGACTGCTCACTGCGGTTGGCCAACATCGCCGTGGGTAACCCGGAGGGGGCCGCCGGCCTGGAGTGCACCCGCGGTGGCCTCAGGATCTGCCCTGACACCCCGGTCACGGTGTGCGTCGGCGGCGCGCACGTGCGGCCCACGGTGGACGGTCGACCGGTGGCCCAGTGGAAGCCGGTTCAGCTCGCCGCCGGATCCGTGCTCGACATCCCGGTGATCGACGGGCCCGGAATGCGCGTCTACGTGGCGGTCGGGGGCGGGATCGAGGTCGAGCAGTATCTCGGGTCGTCGTCGACCTTCACCCTGGGGCGTTTCGGCGGACACGAGGGACGCAACCTGGCGGCGGGGGACACCCTCACCGTCGGTGAGCCCGGACCGGGTGTGCCGCGCAGGATCCTCGCCGAGGAGGTCCCGGCCATCGGCCACCACTGGCACCTCGCCGTGGCCGAGGGGCCGCACGGCGCCCCGGAGTTCCTCACCCGCGCGGGGATGGACGAGCTGTACGCGTCCGACTACACCGTGCACTTCAACTCGGACCGCACCGGCGTGCGCCTGGAGGGCCCGCGCCCGAAGTGGGCCCGACCCGACGGGGGTGAGGCGGGCCTGCACCCGTCCAACCTGCACGACAACGCCTACTCCGTGGGGGCCCTGGACTTCACCGGGGACACCCCGATCCTGCTCGGCCCGGACGGCCCGAGTCTGGGCGGCTTCGTCTGCCCGGTCACGGTGGTCAGCGGCGACCGGTGGAAGCTCGGCCAGCTCGCCCCCGGGGACACCGTCCGGTTCGTCCGCGTCAGGGTGGACACGGCCCCCGGCCGCGCCGGTATCGGCGCGTCGCGGGGGGCCGGCCGCCCCTTCGTCCTCGGCGACGGCGGCGACCGCGACGACGGCGTGCTGGGTCGCGGACACACCGCCGACGGCGTGACCGAGGTGACCTACCGCCGAGGTGGGGACGACAACGTCCTGGTCGAGTACGGGCGTATGGAACTCGACCTCGAACTACGTGCCCGCGCCCACGCCCTCTACCTGCACCTGCAGTCGAACCCCGTCCCCGGCCAGCAGGACCTCACTCCCGGGATCCGCTCGCTGCAGGTCAAGATCACCCCCGGTCTCAGCACCGTGGCCTCCACCCTGGCCGCCCTGCGTGAGGCCGAGACCGCCATGCCCGCGGCCGAGTCCCTGGTGGTGCCGAGTCGACGGGTCCGGCTGCCCCTGAGCTGGGACGATCCCGCCACCAAGGAGGCCATCCAGCGGTACATGTACGGGGTGCGCGACGACGCCCCGTGGTGCCCGTGGAACATCGAGTTCATCCGCCGGATGAACGGTCTGGAGACCGCCGACGACGTCTACCGCACCGTCTTCGACGCCGAGTACATGGTGCTGGGACTCGGTGACGTCTACCTGGGGGCCCCGGTGGCCACGCCGCTGGACCCGCGCCACCGCCTGGTGACGACCAAGTACAACCCCGCCCGGACGTGGACCGCGGAGAACTCGGTCGGGATCGGCGGCGCCTACCTGTGCATCTACGGGATGGAGGGGCCGGGCGGTTACCAGTTCGTGGGGCGCACCACCCAGGTGTGGAACCACCGGCACCCCGAACCGGCGCCCGGCTTCGACGCCGAGCACCCGTGGCTGCTGCGGCACTTCGACCGCATCTCCTGGTACCCCGTCTCGTCCGAGGAACTGTCCGACCTCCGGGCCGACACCGCCGCCGGCCGGGGACTCGTCGACATCACCGACGACACGTTCTCCCTGGCCGAGCACAACGCCTTCTGCGAGCAGGAGGCCGACTCGATAGCCTCGGCGAGACGCCGTATGGAGCACGCCCGCGCCGAGGAGTTCTCGCGCTGGGCCGCCAGTGGGGAGCTGAGCGCATGA
- a CDS encoding urea amidolyase associated protein UAAP1: MTSTTEFSTTESTSTTTGAREHARAQAGTITDAMPVVPATDWPHPPADVPADRLTWAESIPGGRYTAIILARGTRIRLTDRDGTACASLMMWRADAPWERLNTADTVKVPWQAYLGTGHPLLSDQGRVLATIVADTSGHHDALCGASTLTGNVARYGAGAPESDSPAGRELLLLAGLKHGLGERDLPHTVSFFHGVRVDDDGALVSTGNAGAGATVDLVLHLPVVVAVAVADHPLDPSEQYHAGTVELLAWSAPNDLGALVGHTFPGVGGDLEYRRAIANSEAAHRAFAQID, translated from the coding sequence ATGACCAGCACCACAGAGTTCAGCACCACAGAGAGCACGTCCACCACCACGGGTGCCCGCGAGCACGCCCGCGCCCAGGCCGGGACGATCACCGACGCGATGCCGGTGGTCCCCGCGACCGACTGGCCCCACCCGCCGGCGGACGTCCCGGCCGACCGCCTGACGTGGGCGGAGTCCATCCCCGGGGGCCGCTACACCGCGATCATCCTGGCCCGGGGCACGCGGATCCGCCTCACCGACCGGGACGGCACGGCCTGCGCCTCTCTCATGATGTGGCGTGCCGACGCCCCCTGGGAGCGTCTCAACACCGCCGACACGGTCAAGGTCCCGTGGCAGGCCTACCTCGGGACCGGCCATCCGCTGCTCTCGGACCAGGGGCGCGTGCTCGCGACGATCGTCGCTGACACCTCCGGCCACCACGACGCGCTGTGCGGTGCCTCGACCCTGACGGGGAACGTCGCCCGCTACGGGGCCGGGGCGCCGGAATCCGACTCACCGGCCGGGCGGGAACTGCTGTTGCTGGCCGGGCTCAAGCACGGGCTGGGCGAACGGGACCTTCCCCACACCGTGTCGTTCTTCCACGGCGTCCGGGTCGACGACGACGGGGCGCTCGTCTCCACCGGGAACGCCGGCGCGGGGGCGACCGTCGACCTCGTCCTCCACCTGCCCGTCGTGGTGGCCGTGGCGGTCGCGGACCACCCGCTGGACCCGTCGGAGCAGTACCACGCCGGGACGGTGGAACTCCTGGCGTGGAGCGCCCCGAACGACCTGGGTGCCCTCGTGGGGCACACCTTCCCGGGTGTCGGAGGCGACCTCGAGTACCGACGCGCCATCGCCAACTCCGAGGCCGCGCACCGCGCCTTCGCCCAGATCGACTGA
- the atzF gene encoding allophanate hydrolase gives MSGTVTSAGVRDNAAARVDEVLARLAEVDRPEVFLQVRGREELVADMAASLTAGGPLAGMTLAVKNNVDVAGLPTTAACPGFAYLPDQDAVAVARLRAAGAVVLGATNLDQFATGLVGTRSPYGAVRAAHRPDHVSGGSSSGSAVAVALGICDLAIGTDTAGSGRIPAALNGIVGIKPTLGVVSTDGVVPACASYDCVTILARDVRTAARATAVMAGGEGAREWPTDTPLEAGQGATLAVPSELVSMAPGWSEAFDAAVDRARGLGYRIVEVDLAPFLAAARLLYDGALVAERYEAVGDFLDADRDADAGVDPIVDGIITPARDIAAVDLLRDRRKVEALRHEALAELDRSGATALLVPTAPFHPTIAEVDADPIALNSRMGTYTNFCNLFDLCAVAVPAGEVDEGDRGTAQFGVTVVGRPFHDGPVAGIAAALAGELDRGEELLVPWPLRAGVSAVDLVVFGAHRRGGPLEHQLTSRGAVWRGPVRSSADYRMYRLDTEPPKPGVLRHPDGAELLGERWTISPAALGSFLDELPRPMQLGRVTLADGTEVVGFGCEPTAVTPEADDLTELGEWPIG, from the coding sequence ATGAGCGGCACCGTGACATCAGCCGGGGTACGGGACAACGCGGCGGCAAGGGTCGACGAGGTGCTGGCCCGACTGGCCGAGGTGGACCGGCCCGAGGTGTTCCTGCAGGTCCGCGGTCGCGAGGAGCTGGTGGCCGACATGGCAGCCTCCCTCACCGCAGGGGGCCCGCTCGCCGGCATGACGCTCGCCGTCAAGAACAACGTCGACGTGGCGGGACTGCCCACCACCGCCGCCTGCCCGGGGTTCGCGTACCTGCCCGATCAGGACGCGGTGGCCGTCGCACGGTTGCGCGCGGCCGGCGCGGTGGTGCTGGGGGCGACGAACCTCGACCAGTTCGCCACCGGCCTGGTGGGCACCCGCAGCCCGTACGGCGCCGTCCGGGCCGCGCACCGCCCCGACCACGTGTCCGGTGGGTCCAGCTCGGGCTCGGCGGTGGCGGTGGCGCTGGGGATCTGCGACCTGGCCATCGGCACCGACACCGCCGGATCAGGCCGGATCCCCGCCGCGCTCAACGGGATAGTGGGGATCAAGCCCACGCTCGGGGTGGTCTCCACCGACGGAGTCGTCCCGGCCTGCGCGAGCTACGACTGCGTGACGATCCTCGCCCGCGACGTCCGGACCGCCGCCCGTGCGACGGCGGTGATGGCCGGCGGAGAGGGCGCCCGGGAGTGGCCCACGGACACGCCGTTGGAGGCGGGGCAGGGGGCGACGCTTGCCGTCCCCAGCGAGCTGGTGTCGATGGCCCCGGGCTGGTCCGAGGCCTTCGACGCCGCCGTCGACCGCGCCCGCGGGCTCGGGTACCGGATCGTCGAGGTCGACCTCGCCCCGTTCCTCGCCGCAGCCCGGCTGCTCTACGACGGCGCACTGGTCGCCGAACGCTACGAGGCGGTGGGTGACTTCCTCGACGCCGACAGGGACGCTGACGCGGGAGTCGATCCGATCGTCGACGGCATCATCACCCCTGCTCGCGACATCGCGGCGGTGGATCTACTGCGGGACCGCCGGAAGGTCGAGGCGCTCCGGCACGAGGCCCTCGCCGAGCTCGACCGGTCGGGTGCGACCGCATTGCTCGTGCCCACCGCGCCGTTCCACCCGACGATCGCCGAGGTGGACGCCGACCCGATCGCCCTCAACAGCCGGATGGGGACCTATACGAACTTCTGCAACCTCTTCGACCTGTGCGCGGTGGCCGTGCCGGCGGGCGAGGTCGACGAGGGCGACCGCGGGACCGCGCAGTTCGGTGTGACCGTGGTGGGGCGGCCGTTCCACGACGGCCCGGTGGCCGGCATCGCCGCCGCACTGGCAGGGGAACTCGATCGCGGGGAGGAGTTGCTCGTGCCGTGGCCGCTCCGCGCGGGGGTGTCTGCGGTCGACCTGGTGGTGTTCGGCGCCCACCGGCGCGGGGGCCCACTCGAGCACCAGCTCACCTCACGCGGCGCGGTCTGGCGTGGGCCGGTGCGCTCCAGCGCGGACTACCGGATGTACCGCCTGGACACCGAGCCGCCCAAGCCCGGGGTTCTGCGTCACCCGGACGGTGCCGAGCTGCTCGGTGAGAGGTGGACGATCTCCCCGGCTGCTCTCGGCAGCTTCCTCGACGAGCTCCCCAGGCCGATGCAGCTCGGCCGGGTGACGCTCGCGGACGGCACCGAGGTGGTCGGTTTCGGCTGTGAACCCACCGCCGTGACCCCGGAGGCCGACGACCTCACCGAACTGGGGGAGTGGCCGATCGGGTGA